A part of Setaria viridis chromosome 8, Setaria_viridis_v4.0, whole genome shotgun sequence genomic DNA contains:
- the LOC140220202 gene encoding uncharacterized protein yields MVITTRSCLLVTIPVSIMQSVLEKEMLNGANFTDWYHNLRIVLRQEKTEYVVEQPYPDDHPANANAAARKAYQKHYDDALNVSYLMLATMSPNLQKKYEHVDSHTMIEGLRGMFENQARAKRYHISKSLFACKLVEGSPVSPHVIKMIGYIETLDKLGSELKDDLAIDVILQSLLVSYEPFILNY; encoded by the exons ATGGTGATCACCACAAG ATCATGTCTGCTAGTAACAATTCCGGTTTCAATTATGCAATCTGTGCTTGAGAAGGAAATGCTCAATGGAGCTAACTTTACTGATTGGTACcacaacctgagaattgttctcaggcaAGAGAAAACTGAGTATGTTGTTGAGCAACCATACCCAGATGACCACCCTGCTAATGCTAATGCTGCAGCCCGCAAAGCTTATCAGAAGCACTATGATGATGCACTCAATGTCAGCTATCTTATGCTTGCCACCATGTCCCCTAATTTGCAAAAGAAATATGAGCATGTGGATTCTCACACTATGATTGAGGGGCTGCGTGGAATGTTTGAGAACCAAGCTAGGGCTAAGAGGTACCACATCTCAAAGTCCTTGTTTGCGTGCAAGCTGGTGGAGGGTAGCCCGGTTAGTCCCCATGTGATCAAGATGATTGGTTACATTGAGACTCTGGACAAACTTGGTTCTGAACTCAAGGATGACCTAGCTATAGACGTCATTCTACAGTCACTCCTAGTGAGCTATGAGCCATTCATTCTGAACTATTAG